Proteins encoded in a region of the Octopus sinensis linkage group LG8, ASM634580v1, whole genome shotgun sequence genome:
- the LOC115214838 gene encoding uncharacterized protein LOC115214838, protein MSKIILFDKSIAFDKSTAFDKSTAFDKSTAFDKSTAFDKLIAFDKSTAFDKSIAFDKSTAFDKSIAFDKSTAFDKSTAFDKSTAFDKLIAFDKSTAFDKSIAFDKSTAFDKSTAFDKSTAFDKSTAFDKSIAFDKSIAFDKSIAFDKSTAFDKSIAFDKSTAFDKSTAFDKSIAFDKSTAFDKSTAFDKSTAFDKSIAFDKSTAFDKSIAFDKSTAFDKSIAAV, encoded by the coding sequence ATGAGTAAAATAATACTGTTTGATAAATCAATCGCATTTGATAAATCAACCGCATTTGATAAATCAACCGCATTTGATAAATCAACCGCATTTGATAAATCAACCGCATTTGATAAATTAATCGCATTTGATAAATCAACCGCATTTGATAAATCAATCGCATTTGATAAATCAACCGCATTTGATAAATCAATCGCATTTGATAAATCAACCGCATTTGATAAATCAACCGCATTTGATAAATCAACCGCATTTGATAAATTAATCGCATTTGATAAATCAACCGCATTTGATAAATCAATCGCATTTGATAAATCAACCGCATTTGATAAATCAACCGCATTTGATAAATCAACCGCATTTGATAAATCAACCGCATTTGATAAATCAATCGCATTTGATAAATCAATCGCATTTGATAAATCAATCGCATTTGATAAATCAACCGCATTTGATAAATCAATCGCATTTGATAAATCAACCGCATTTGATAAATCAACCGCATTTGATAAATCAATCGCATTTGATAAATCAACCGCATTTGATAAATCAACCGCATTTGATAAATCAACCGCATTTGATAAATCAATCGCATTTGATAAATCAACCGCATTTGATAAATCAATCGCATTTGATAAATCAACCGCATTTGATAAATCAATTGCAGCtgtttaa